A region from the Methylocystis iwaonis genome encodes:
- a CDS encoding XRE family transcriptional regulator, whose translation MKTMGDRLRFRRKQLGISQAEVARRVAGIRKTSFSQQAYAQLEKGDSRRSSELPAICEVLGVSLKWIRDNEGSPPLPPGAPVAKSLVTSFDPDALEQETPPRDTRAAGAIPEFDLRGGASYGGGYVVRRIDGDEAVKAEWFFPESWLRGEMRLSRQSTDIIAVDGPSMLPDLAPGDRVLIDRSNRDPKQDAIFAIRDGDSVIIKHVQLIRDTEPPRIICTSSNPTYKPFELILDGEDVAIIGRVAGRISKM comes from the coding sequence ATGAAAACCATGGGCGATCGCCTCAGATTTCGCAGAAAGCAGCTTGGCATTAGTCAAGCTGAGGTAGCGAGGCGTGTTGCCGGCATTAGAAAAACGTCCTTTTCTCAACAGGCGTATGCCCAATTGGAAAAAGGGGATTCTCGCAGGAGCAGCGAGCTTCCTGCGATCTGTGAAGTTCTAGGCGTGAGTCTGAAATGGATAAGAGACAATGAAGGCTCCCCGCCATTACCGCCGGGGGCGCCGGTTGCAAAGAGCCTCGTCACAAGTTTTGATCCAGATGCGCTGGAGCAAGAGACCCCGCCGCGGGACACTAGGGCGGCAGGAGCTATTCCCGAATTTGATCTTCGCGGGGGTGCTTCCTACGGCGGAGGCTACGTGGTTCGCCGCATAGATGGGGACGAGGCCGTAAAGGCGGAATGGTTTTTCCCCGAATCTTGGCTGCGCGGCGAAATGCGGCTCAGCCGACAATCCACCGACATAATCGCCGTTGACGGTCCGTCGATGTTGCCTGATCTCGCGCCAGGCGATCGGGTCCTTATCGATCGGTCGAACCGTGATCCCAAGCAGGACGCAATTTTTGCGATCCGCGACGGGGACTCTGTCATTATCAAGCATGTCCAGCTTATCCGGGACACGGAGCCTCCGAGGATTATTTGTACATCCTCCAATCCGACCTACAAACCCTTCGAGTTGATCCTTGATGGAGAAGACGTGGCTATCATTGGCCGTGTCGCGGGTCGCATCTCAAAGATGTGA
- the dgt gene encoding dGTP triphosphohydrolase, which yields MDWAQLLSEARFKAPRQAEGQRSPFQRDADRIIFSAAFRRLQDKTQVHPFPDSDYVRRRLTHSLEVSSVGRSLGTHLGYFLLRSDRTLSPTLPFDLGQIVANACLAHDIGNPPFGHAGEKAIGSWFKDELPSGLKKDLSEQQRNDLEKFEGNAQGFRLLTRLQDFRDEGGIRLTYATLATFTKYPTTSIETETNGYIGAKKHGFFSDDVPYFADIADTVGLPMYARGWRRHPLVFLMEAADDICYRVIDVEDAFKLGRLSFREAEELLGAIVPSYARSDQWGEDDTISWLRAKAIGALIEQVRESVESNLPALMSGDFSEPLIDCISAASAVETAYAAVKKHVFGWDRIVSAEIAGAQMITDVLQKLVFAIEAPGSYRNAMLLKIVPHYDDAAPTYTKILAVTDFLAGMTDTYLRRIHGRVTGHAIL from the coding sequence ATGGATTGGGCTCAATTACTTTCGGAAGCACGTTTTAAAGCGCCTCGGCAAGCGGAAGGGCAACGCTCACCTTTCCAGCGGGACGCTGACCGGATTATCTTCTCTGCCGCATTTAGACGGCTGCAAGACAAAACCCAAGTTCACCCGTTCCCCGATTCTGATTATGTGCGCCGTCGCTTGACTCACTCTTTAGAAGTTTCGTCCGTGGGCCGGTCACTCGGTACCCATCTTGGCTATTTCTTACTGAGAAGCGATAGAACGCTTAGTCCGACGCTGCCCTTCGACCTAGGCCAGATAGTAGCCAATGCGTGTTTGGCGCACGATATCGGTAACCCCCCGTTCGGCCACGCTGGAGAGAAGGCAATTGGATCATGGTTCAAAGACGAGCTTCCTAGCGGCCTTAAGAAGGATCTTTCGGAGCAGCAGAGAAACGATCTCGAAAAGTTCGAGGGTAATGCTCAGGGTTTTCGGCTGCTAACGCGTCTACAGGATTTCCGCGACGAAGGCGGCATTCGGCTGACTTATGCCACCTTAGCCACTTTTACAAAGTACCCAACAACCTCTATTGAGACCGAGACAAACGGATATATCGGAGCAAAGAAACACGGTTTCTTCTCAGATGATGTTCCCTACTTCGCAGACATCGCCGACACAGTCGGGTTGCCTATGTATGCCCGTGGCTGGAGGCGACATCCGCTCGTTTTCTTAATGGAAGCGGCCGATGATATCTGTTACCGGGTCATTGATGTCGAGGACGCATTTAAACTCGGCAGGCTGTCCTTTAGGGAAGCGGAAGAGTTACTCGGAGCCATAGTCCCCTCCTATGCTAGGAGTGATCAATGGGGCGAAGACGATACAATTAGCTGGCTACGTGCTAAGGCAATCGGGGCTCTCATTGAGCAGGTAAGAGAAAGCGTTGAGTCAAATCTTCCGGCCCTCATGAGCGGAGATTTTTCCGAGCCTCTGATCGACTGCATCTCCGCGGCTTCCGCGGTCGAGACGGCATACGCTGCCGTTAAAAAACATGTTTTTGGGTGGGACAGAATCGTTTCGGCCGAGATAGCTGGAGCCCAGATGATTACCGACGTTCTTCAAAAGTTGGTCTTTGCCATAGAAGCTCCGGGATCCTACCGGAATGCTATGCTTTTAAAAATTGTGCCTCATTACGACGATGCCGCGCCGACCTATACCAAAATTCTGGCTGTCACCGATTTTCTTGCAGGCATGACAGACACTTATTTGCGAAGGATACATGGGCGGGTGACAGGTCATGCGATTTTATGA
- a CDS encoding HipA family kinase yields the protein MNDSSEAVAELQVTAGVVGLARVMAGATSFKDSGIANLSDTYRGQILTEGGAFKTAILKDLPPRELANEVLAAGLAAMIGLPVPSAFIGITAPHSSYASRSRLPDGTGLMFASVDVASPSVAQLIVAPSDREKWALLKPIVDVLMQQAWLGDLYGFDAWAANVDRHVGNILFGSGPNVWIIDHGRCFTGPAWVPADLVPAGNFRHRLKEWLTPFLEERQRKSLAVEASALVTRLQRIDVSDVGIQNRVNGLLDEAAFNALVAFLLERIAHVPRAAGNALNEPRLA from the coding sequence ATGAACGACAGTTCCGAAGCGGTGGCCGAACTACAGGTCACTGCGGGCGTTGTCGGACTGGCCCGCGTCATGGCAGGCGCCACGAGCTTTAAAGACTCGGGCATTGCCAATTTGAGCGATACGTACCGTGGTCAGATTTTAACCGAGGGCGGAGCGTTCAAGACTGCAATATTAAAGGACCTTCCTCCGAGGGAGCTTGCAAACGAAGTCTTGGCCGCCGGCCTTGCCGCAATGATTGGGTTGCCTGTCCCCTCAGCTTTCATCGGGATCACGGCACCGCACAGTAGTTACGCTTCTCGGTCACGTCTTCCCGACGGCACAGGGCTCATGTTCGCGAGTGTTGATGTTGCCTCGCCATCTGTCGCGCAACTCATTGTAGCGCCTTCGGACCGGGAAAAATGGGCTCTCCTCAAGCCAATTGTTGACGTCCTGATGCAGCAGGCTTGGCTAGGAGACCTCTACGGGTTCGACGCTTGGGCTGCGAACGTTGATCGGCACGTCGGCAATATTCTCTTCGGCTCAGGACCGAATGTTTGGATCATTGATCATGGGCGATGTTTCACAGGGCCAGCCTGGGTCCCCGCCGATCTCGTCCCCGCAGGTAACTTCCGGCATCGGCTGAAGGAATGGTTGACGCCTTTTCTTGAGGAGCGTCAGCGCAAGAGCCTCGCCGTTGAAGCAAGTGCCTTAGTCACCCGATTGCAGCGCATTGACGTCTCGGATGTTGGGATACAAAATCGGGTGAACGGACTTCTCGACGAAGCTGCTTTCAATGCGCTCGTCGCATTCCTGCTGGAAAGGATTGCTCACGTCCCGCGCGCCGCCGGGAACGCACTAAACGAGCCCAGGCTGGCGTGA